In one Vibrio sp. YMD68 genomic region, the following are encoded:
- a CDS encoding polysaccharide lyase family 7 protein, with protein sequence MKLKMMTTTMFAAVAFGANAAPTTPAEVLDLSCWKVTLPVSLTGGDRPTEFSETEIANGAMHPDYFYLNEAKDGVVFRSPIQGIKTSENTKYVRSELREMMRCGDDSHSTKGIGGNNWVFSHNVSEQSLKNAAGVDGTLEATLSVDHVTTTGESWQKGRVIIGQIHAPNDEPVKIYYRKMPDHSTGSVWISHEPNGGDDITFPMIGPTKPNYWKQNSKDYPEFYDDGIALGEKFSYKIDVVGSDMTVTISREDKPDVVQKVDMQNSGYERADEWMYFKAGVYNQNRSGDADDYVQATFYALDVTHK encoded by the coding sequence ATGAAATTAAAAATGATGACGACCACCATGTTTGCTGCCGTTGCGTTTGGGGCGAATGCAGCGCCAACAACGCCTGCTGAGGTGTTGGATCTTTCGTGTTGGAAGGTAACGCTGCCGGTATCACTGACTGGTGGGGATCGACCAACAGAGTTTAGTGAAACTGAAATAGCAAATGGCGCGATGCATCCTGATTATTTTTACCTTAATGAGGCCAAAGATGGTGTTGTTTTCCGTTCGCCTATTCAAGGCATCAAAACCTCAGAAAATACCAAATATGTCCGCTCAGAACTGCGCGAAATGATGCGATGTGGCGATGATAGCCACAGTACCAAAGGTATAGGAGGGAACAATTGGGTATTTAGCCATAATGTTTCAGAGCAATCACTGAAGAATGCGGCAGGTGTTGACGGTACATTAGAAGCGACATTATCAGTAGATCATGTGACGACGACAGGAGAAAGCTGGCAGAAAGGTCGCGTAATCATTGGTCAAATTCATGCTCCAAACGATGAGCCCGTCAAAATTTACTACCGAAAAATGCCTGATCATAGCACTGGTTCCGTTTGGATCTCACACGAACCTAATGGTGGTGATGACATTACTTTCCCTATGATTGGCCCGACAAAGCCTAATTACTGGAAGCAAAACTCAAAAGACTACCCAGAATTCTACGATGATGGTATAGCCTTAGGCGAAAAGTTCTCGTACAAAATTGACGTTGTTGGATCAGATATGACGGTGACTATCTCGCGCGAAGACAAGCCTGATGTCGTACAAAAAGTGGATATGCAAAACTCAGGTTATGAAAGAGCCGATGAGTGGATGTATTTTAAAGCGGGTGTTTACAACCAAAATCGCTCTGGTGACGCTGACGATTAC
- a CDS encoding HAD family phosphatase — protein MKFEAAIFDMDGLLLDTERVCMSIFKEACRAQNVPFLEEVYLSIIGRNSAGIEAVIREGYGPDLDYPALHVEWRDRYNAVVKHQAIPVKDGVVELLTWLKANNVPTAVATSTQKEVAEIKLRLAGLDHFFDNLTTGCEVQRGKPHPEIYLLAAERLKVNPKRCLAFEDSNNGVRAAIAADMLTYQIPDLVQPCQEVLALAPWVRSSLHVVLEELKQA, from the coding sequence ATGAAATTTGAAGCCGCTATTTTTGACATGGATGGATTACTTCTCGATACCGAGCGAGTGTGTATGTCGATTTTTAAAGAAGCGTGCCGAGCGCAAAATGTGCCTTTTTTGGAAGAGGTCTATTTGTCCATCATCGGACGTAATTCAGCCGGTATTGAAGCGGTCATTCGAGAAGGCTATGGTCCAGATCTTGACTACCCTGCTTTGCATGTTGAATGGCGAGATCGGTATAACGCTGTGGTCAAACATCAAGCCATCCCCGTTAAAGATGGCGTGGTTGAGCTGCTGACTTGGTTAAAGGCGAATAACGTACCGACAGCCGTTGCAACCTCGACTCAAAAAGAGGTCGCGGAAATAAAATTAAGGCTAGCTGGTCTTGACCACTTTTTCGATAACCTAACAACCGGCTGTGAAGTTCAGCGCGGCAAACCACACCCTGAAATCTATCTGCTCGCCGCTGAACGTTTAAAGGTGAACCCTAAACGCTGCTTGGCGTTTGAAGATTCAAATAATGGGGTTCGTGCCGCCATTGCTGCCGATATGCTTACCTACCAAATTCCCGATTTGGTTCAGCCTTGCCAGGAAGTTCTTGCATTAGCACCTTGGGTGCGCTCTTCACTTCATGTTGTTTTAGAAGAACTCAAGCAAGCCTAA
- a CDS encoding LysR family transcriptional regulator — MNLQQLDLNLLKTLLVLLQEKNTNRTAERLNTSQPAVSRNLAKLRDQIGDPLFIRQSRGLKLTPKGEELAERLPKVFEDLTEALAGEEFLPEKQVGVIKMAMNGFLIETHGYQICEAITHSAPNVTVELLSYSAKTAAELINGELDFAISYYPLDVSKELRQIPIGLLNFVGIVRKGHELEGQTVSVSEAFNYDVGGLVVPEFNHKSMLLADFVDTQRNFKPKFRCQAVNPILNTVLRSDMVFVAPKSLMAVIDNEQYSYFEVSGIEKRNEIKVGLLYNSKYLKSQKFKWIESICDSVIPPIMLK, encoded by the coding sequence ATGAACCTCCAGCAGCTCGACTTGAATTTACTGAAAACCTTATTGGTTCTTTTGCAGGAAAAAAATACCAATCGAACGGCTGAGCGTTTGAATACAAGCCAACCTGCTGTCAGTCGAAATCTAGCAAAGCTAAGAGACCAGATCGGCGATCCTCTGTTTATTCGTCAATCTCGCGGACTCAAACTCACTCCCAAAGGTGAAGAGCTGGCAGAACGGTTGCCGAAAGTCTTTGAAGATCTAACGGAGGCGTTAGCGGGCGAAGAGTTTTTGCCAGAGAAACAAGTGGGTGTGATTAAAATGGCTATGAATGGCTTTTTAATTGAAACTCATGGCTACCAAATTTGTGAGGCTATCACCCATTCTGCGCCCAACGTGACGGTCGAGCTTTTGAGTTACTCAGCCAAAACTGCCGCTGAATTGATCAATGGTGAATTAGACTTTGCAATCAGCTACTACCCATTAGATGTGTCTAAAGAATTGAGACAAATACCGATAGGTTTGCTTAATTTTGTTGGTATTGTGCGTAAAGGACATGAATTAGAAGGTCAAACGGTATCGGTGAGTGAGGCGTTTAATTATGACGTAGGTGGCTTGGTTGTCCCTGAGTTTAACCATAAGAGTATGTTGCTGGCCGATTTTGTTGATACACAACGTAACTTCAAACCTAAGTTTAGGTGCCAAGCCGTGAATCCGATTCTCAATACTGTGCTTCGCTCCGATATGGTGTTTGTCGCACCTAAGTCTTTGATGGCGGTGATTGATAACGAACAATACAGCTATTTTGAAGTGTCGGGAATAGAGAAGCGTAACGAGATAAAAGTTGGGCTGTTATACAACAGTAAGTATCTAAAATCACAAAAATTTAAATGGATAGAGTCGATTTGTGATTCGGTGATCCCCCCTATAATGCTAAAGTAA
- a CDS encoding methyl-accepting chemotaxis protein — protein MKFSTKVLVLGTLVSLIGLSVLSFTQYRTTNREVDKTIQSNLELASSQVAEVIHSELQGKRNLAHYLSELLVDANREEIPHLLEQSALANVFVTSGIGFEDDGSITHNDKSWAAPSNWDSRTRPWYQNATRSGGQQITDPYVDEGTGAVLISISQPVYHSDGLLGVSFFDVDLTSIATLISNVKLNHATVFVVDGNGTVIAHPNSKFNGKHISVVTGQRVISDKTELIDIQGTNYYLDFNKVSDENWFVGMLLPYDEMHSALEEMRSTMMVVFLALLVISSLVYIGVLKILMRPLSELNKAMKNVASGDGDLTKRLNTNTDQEFKELATSFNGFVAVIQELIQGTKQTATYITEYSTVAANSAKDSEGLLQTQLQEVEQLATAMNEMSTTSGLVAQNAQSAAESAQTADLAATKGSSIVLETTQAIQNLGDQLDDSMGAVKSLGSSIGDIESIVSVINEIADQTNLLALNAAIEAARAGDSGRGFAVVADEVRTLAQRTQDSTTEIRTMIDKLQQGSQSVTQTMNISHNLAMSTVEQAQTANHALEDIRHAISSITEMNIQIASAAEEQSLVAEEINNNTVSIKDLSDRVAEKSTHTSQQVLKQSAHIEDQNKQLNQFIV, from the coding sequence ATGAAATTTAGTACAAAAGTTCTTGTCCTAGGCACTCTCGTTAGCTTAATAGGGCTTTCCGTGTTGAGTTTCACACAGTATCGAACGACCAACCGTGAAGTTGATAAAACGATTCAATCTAACCTTGAACTTGCCTCTAGCCAGGTTGCTGAAGTGATTCATAGTGAGTTACAAGGTAAGCGAAACCTAGCCCACTATCTGTCCGAGTTGCTTGTTGATGCTAACAGAGAAGAAATCCCTCATTTACTTGAACAATCAGCGCTCGCCAATGTATTTGTGACGTCGGGGATTGGTTTTGAAGACGATGGCTCCATTACCCATAATGATAAAAGTTGGGCTGCGCCTTCAAACTGGGATTCTCGTACTCGTCCTTGGTATCAAAATGCGACGCGCAGCGGAGGTCAGCAGATTACCGACCCTTACGTTGATGAGGGGACCGGTGCTGTTCTTATTTCAATTTCTCAACCCGTTTATCATTCTGATGGTTTGTTAGGTGTCTCATTTTTTGATGTAGATTTAACTTCAATTGCGACGTTAATCTCGAACGTTAAACTTAACCATGCGACGGTTTTTGTGGTTGATGGTAACGGGACGGTTATTGCGCACCCGAACAGCAAGTTTAACGGTAAGCACATATCCGTAGTAACGGGCCAACGTGTAATCAGTGATAAAACAGAGTTGATAGACATTCAAGGTACGAATTATTATCTAGATTTTAACAAGGTCTCAGACGAAAATTGGTTTGTTGGGATGTTATTGCCCTACGATGAAATGCACTCGGCACTTGAAGAGATGCGAAGCACTATGATGGTGGTATTTTTAGCCCTTTTGGTGATCTCCAGTCTCGTATATATCGGTGTATTAAAAATACTGATGCGTCCGCTTTCTGAACTTAATAAAGCAATGAAAAATGTGGCATCTGGGGATGGTGATCTGACTAAAAGGCTCAATACCAATACCGATCAAGAGTTCAAAGAGTTGGCGACCAGTTTTAATGGCTTTGTTGCGGTGATTCAAGAGCTAATCCAAGGGACCAAGCAAACTGCGACTTACATTACCGAGTATTCAACGGTGGCGGCCAATAGTGCGAAAGATTCGGAAGGGCTATTACAGACTCAGTTGCAAGAAGTGGAACAATTAGCAACGGCAATGAATGAAATGTCAACGACGTCAGGTTTAGTCGCGCAAAATGCACAAAGCGCGGCAGAATCAGCACAAACAGCGGATTTAGCAGCAACGAAAGGCAGCAGCATTGTCCTTGAAACCACTCAAGCAATTCAAAACTTAGGTGATCAATTGGATGATTCAATGGGGGCGGTTAAGTCTCTTGGCAGCTCAATTGGGGATATTGAATCCATTGTGAGTGTGATTAACGAAATCGCTGATCAAACGAATTTGTTAGCATTGAATGCAGCGATTGAAGCCGCACGAGCCGGTGACTCTGGCCGAGGTTTTGCTGTTGTGGCTGATGAGGTCAGAACTCTTGCTCAGCGCACGCAAGATTCGACCACTGAAATAAGGACGATGATTGATAAACTCCAACAAGGGTCCCAATCCGTCACTCAGACAATGAATATAAGTCATAACCTAGCGATGTCGACCGTAGAACAAGCACAAACGGCCAACCATGCGCTAGAAGATATCCGACATGCCATTTCTTCTATCACTGAGATGAACATTCAGATAGCCTCAGCAGCGGAAGAGCAGAGCTTAGTCGCAGAAGAAATCAACAACAATACCGTGAGCATTAAAGACTTGTCAGATAGAGTGGCAGAAAAGTCGACACACACGAGCCAGCAGGTGTTGAAGCAGTCTGCGCATATTGAAGATCAAAATAAGCAGCTTAATCAGTTTATTGTTTAA
- a CDS encoding magnesium transporter: protein MSTNNQTLAPADGLWAKLTRTVKAITVFIFKAIIVLGTLVGSSVLLSKLGTVHGKDIPEEYFSNGYPTILKLLDSEIFMGFVFFVTVAIIIYIIYLFWQLHEVAVHKAAEMSSAHTQIVFALSLCGLFIDKAWWVLAIIIAFARWDVLARELSNIIRNGRKPTANIEE, encoded by the coding sequence ATGTCAACCAATAACCAAACCCTAGCGCCTGCGGATGGGCTGTGGGCTAAATTGACTCGGACTGTCAAAGCCATTACCGTTTTTATCTTCAAAGCCATTATCGTCCTCGGTACTCTTGTCGGTTCATCTGTCTTGCTGTCAAAGCTGGGTACCGTGCACGGTAAAGACATTCCAGAAGAGTATTTCTCTAACGGGTACCCAACGATATTAAAGCTTCTCGATTCTGAGATTTTCATGGGCTTTGTTTTCTTTGTTACCGTTGCAATCATCATTTACATTATCTACCTGTTTTGGCAACTGCATGAAGTCGCGGTCCATAAAGCGGCTGAGATGTCGAGCGCCCATACACAAATCGTGTTTGCTCTGTCTCTGTGTGGCCTCTTTATTGATAAAGCATGGTGGGTACTTGCCATCATCATCGCATTCGCGCGTTGGGATGTTCTTGCAAGAGAACTTTCAAACATCATTCGAAACGGCCGTAAACCAACAGCAAATATTGAGGAATAA
- a CDS encoding efflux RND transporter periplasmic adaptor subunit, with product MKEIMLPYVLICWILVKTGVISWTLRNAVIIVGTGVMLAFALFTAHRFWSPADLTDSTTVKAPHAVLSPLIGQEVEQVFVDHNQMVKKGDLIYTLKAEDTENQLEGLDAQQKAYRAEILALTLKIENDERNLDRLTKLNDFAQQSTRDDLQTSIESTHAQIASVNAQILAIDAQVATAKWQNERREIRAPFDGQLSIANLVDGTRVGNMHLYDTSKKFVEMRIADQTFRGIKIGQFAEFYVDAYPGEIFRGRVHSVTTGTGEARVSVLNGTQHVRQHVGNNMGSHGRTIVIEFQEPEGYNVPIGATGSGWVSAEKPHPMLGFMDIIGGATVRLKAYKSYLSAL from the coding sequence ATGAAAGAAATAATGCTCCCTTATGTCCTTATCTGTTGGATCTTAGTGAAAACAGGCGTGATTTCGTGGACTTTACGTAACGCAGTGATCATCGTTGGCACGGGTGTCATGCTGGCGTTTGCACTGTTTACTGCGCACCGTTTTTGGTCACCGGCGGATTTAACCGACAGTACAACCGTTAAAGCCCCCCACGCCGTGCTTAGCCCACTGATCGGCCAAGAAGTTGAACAAGTATTCGTCGACCACAACCAAATGGTTAAGAAAGGCGACCTTATCTATACGCTAAAAGCGGAAGATACTGAAAACCAACTTGAAGGCTTGGATGCACAACAAAAAGCCTACCGCGCTGAAATTTTAGCGCTCACACTGAAAATCGAAAATGATGAGCGTAACCTTGACCGCTTGACCAAGCTGAACGATTTTGCCCAGCAATCGACACGTGACGATTTGCAAACCAGCATTGAATCCACTCATGCTCAAATTGCTTCTGTGAATGCTCAAATTCTGGCCATTGACGCCCAAGTGGCAACGGCAAAATGGCAGAATGAACGCCGTGAGATTCGTGCTCCATTCGATGGGCAACTGTCGATTGCGAACCTTGTCGATGGTACTCGCGTGGGTAACATGCACCTATACGATACCAGCAAGAAATTTGTTGAAATGCGCATTGCAGATCAAACGTTCCGTGGGATCAAGATTGGTCAATTTGCTGAATTCTACGTTGATGCCTATCCAGGTGAAATTTTCCGTGGCCGTGTACACAGTGTGACAACCGGTACAGGTGAAGCACGTGTATCTGTACTAAACGGGACACAACATGTTCGTCAGCATGTGGGGAATAACATGGGTTCTCACGGCCGTACGATTGTCATTGAATTCCAAGAGCCAGAAGGCTATAACGTCCCTATCGGTGCCACAGGTTCAGGCTGGGTTTCAGCAGAAAAACCTCACCCTATGCTTGGCTTTATGGATATCATTGGTGGCGCAACCGTTCGCTTGAAAGCCTATAAATCGTATCTATCAGCCTTATAA
- a CDS encoding LysR family transcriptional regulator encodes MNDLNTLHVFLALMQTRSTQRAATKLGRSQSYVSKVLSQLREDLGDPLFLRNSMGLVPTSYAESIEPKVRNALEQLTIALEPECFDPMLLDKVTLHIVSPYLNNIGKDVIVALRKETNAVIELRQWGHHSESLILNEEVDLGVHAINDKSQAFYQKRIHSGAGYFAGNKEGEYVKFLIPGVNDTTDHFRRLDPNIEVGIIVDSQVVMNELMDDCFTLKYEPYFESEAHHKLNLDLALIMKASLRHSPKQQWLCSIVEPIINHQVETWTERNK; translated from the coding sequence ATGAATGATTTAAATACCCTACATGTTTTTTTAGCACTGATGCAAACCCGTTCCACTCAGAGAGCGGCGACTAAATTGGGACGTTCTCAATCCTACGTATCCAAAGTGCTGTCGCAATTGCGCGAAGATTTAGGGGATCCACTGTTTTTACGAAATTCAATGGGCCTTGTTCCCACCAGTTATGCTGAATCGATCGAGCCAAAGGTACGAAATGCGCTTGAGCAACTGACGATTGCTCTCGAGCCAGAGTGCTTTGATCCTATGCTGTTGGACAAAGTGACCTTACATATTGTTAGCCCTTACTTAAATAATATTGGCAAAGATGTCATTGTGGCTTTGAGAAAAGAGACTAACGCGGTCATTGAGCTGCGCCAATGGGGGCATCATTCTGAATCGCTGATTTTAAATGAAGAAGTCGATTTAGGCGTTCACGCGATCAACGATAAATCCCAGGCTTTTTATCAGAAACGCATTCATTCAGGGGCGGGTTATTTTGCTGGGAATAAAGAAGGTGAATACGTCAAATTCTTAATTCCTGGAGTGAACGATACGACTGACCATTTTCGCCGATTAGACCCGAATATTGAAGTGGGTATCATTGTCGACAGCCAAGTGGTCATGAACGAGCTGATGGACGATTGCTTTACATTAAAGTATGAGCCTTATTTTGAATCTGAAGCCCACCATAAGCTTAATTTAGATCTTGCTTTGATCATGAAAGCTTCTTTGCGCCACTCACCAAAACAGCAATGGCTGTGCAGTATTGTTGAACCAATCATTAACCATCAAGTAGAGACATGGACTGAACGAAATAAGTAA